GATCTACGCCAGTGGCTGACGTACAAGCCGAACGACCCGGCGGGCAATCTCGCCGCCGCCTGGCACACGTACAACTTCAACACCTGTTCCAGCGAGAGCTGTTTCAACGAACAGCTGGCCCCGGTCATCGCCCGGGTCCCGTTCGTGGCGGGCGAGATCGGCGAGAACACCTGCTCCCACGGCTATGTCGACCGGGTCATGGCCTGGCTGGACGCCAAGGGCGCCTCGTATCTGGGATGGACCTGGAACACCTGGGACTGTTCCTCGGGGCCATCCCTGATCAGCGACTACAACGGCACGCCGACCAACTACGGCGTGGGACTCCGCGATCACCTGAAGGGAATGCAATGAGCCGCAGAATCCGAATGGCGGGCACTCTGCTCGCCGCCTCCGCGCTCACCATGGGGGCGCTGACCGGCGTGGCGTCCGCCCAGGTGGACAGCGGCAGGGCGGCCGCCGCGAAGGTCGACAACCCGTACTCGGGCGCCAAGGTGTATGTGAACCCCGACTGGTCGGCGAAGGCCGCCGCCGAACCCGGCGGCAGCAAGATCTCCAGCCAGCCGACCGGCATCTGGCTGGACCGGATCGCCGCGATCAACGGCACGGGCGGCGCGATGGGGCTGCGCGCCCACCTCGACCGGGCGCTCCAGCAGTCGGGCGGCAGCCCGACCGTCGTCCAGTTGGTGGTCTACGACCTGCCCGGCCGTGACTGCTCCGCGCTGGCGTCCAACGGCGAGCTCGGCCCGACCGAGATCGACAAGTACAAGACGCAGTTCATCGACCCGATCGCGGCGATCCTCTCCGAGTCCAAGTACGCCAACTCGAGTCTGCGGATCGTCAACACGATCGAGGTCGACTCGCTGCCCAACCTGGTCACCAACACCGGCGGCAAGCCCACCGCGACGCCCGAGTGCGACACGATGAAGGCGAACGGCAACTATGTGAAGGGCGTCGGCTACGCCCTGAACAAGCTGGGCTCGATCGGCAACGTCTACAACTACATCGACGCCGGGCACCACGGCTGGATCGGCTGGGACGACAACTTCAACCCCACCGCACAGGTGATCAAGCAGGCGGCGACGGCCGAGGGCAGCACGGTCGACAAGGTGGCCGGCATCATCACCAACACGGCCAACTTCAGCGCGCTGAAGGAGAACAACTTCACCGTCAACGACTCGGTCAACGGCACCACCGTGCGCCAGTCGAAGTGGGTGGACTGGAACCGGTACGTGGACGAGCTCTCCTACGCCCAGGCGTTCCGCCAGGAGCTGGTCAGCGTCGGCTTCCCGAGCAACATCGGCGCGCTGATCGACACCTCCCGCAACGGCTGGGGCGGCTCGGCCCGGCCCAGCGGCCCCGGCGCGAAGACGGACGTGGACACCTACGTCAACGGCGGGCGCTACGACCGCCGGATCCACGTCGGCAACTGGTGCAACCAGTCCGGCGCCGGGCTCGGGGAGCGGCCCAAGGCGGCACCCGCGGCCGGGATCGACGCGTACGTGTGGATGAAGCCCCCGGGCGAGTCGGACGGCTCGAGCTCCTCGATCCCGAACGACGAGGGCAAGGGCTTCGACCGGATGTGCGACCCGACGTACACCGGCAACCCGCGCAACAACAACAACATGTCGGGTGCGCTGCCGAACGCTCCGCTGTCGGGCCACTGGTTCTCGGCCCAGTTCCAGGAGTTGCTGAAGAACGCCTATCCGGCGCTGTAACCGCACGACCCGTCCCCTGAGATGCGGGGCCGGTGGACGCGCACGCGCGCTCCGCCGGCCCCGTCGGCGTATCAAGCCGCGCGTCTGGAGGAGCGCCATTTCAGCAGGGGCGCTGGGTGCGGGGCAGCACCGCGGTCACTGTGCTGCGCCGTGCTCCGCGCTTGCTCGCAATGCCTGCGATGTCCGGTCGATGTGCTGGGCGAGCAGATCGGAAGCAAGGTCGGCGTCTCGCGCGACCGCCGCGTTCAGCAGCGCCTGGTGCTCACCGGCGACGTCACGGTCGTAGTCGTGGCCGATGGGCACGGACCAGCGCCGGTAGATGGTGGCGGCGTCCCGCAAGGACAGGGCGACCCCGAGCAAACGGGTATTGGCACAGCCTTCCAGCAGGCTCTGATGGAAACGCTCGTGGACGCCGAACCAGGCCGTGTTGGCCTTGCTGCCGCCGTCAGCCAGCGGCCGAGTCGCCGCCAGGTGGTGATGGGCGGCCACCGCACCGGCTTCCCACGCCAGGTCGCCACGCTGAATCGACAGACGCAGTGCCGCGCACTCGATCTCGATGCGCGCCTCGGTGAGTTCCTCCAGGTCTGTGAGCGAGAGCGTCACGACGTGGAAGCCCTGCTGCGGCACGGCGACGACCAGCCCCTGTGCCGCCAGCCGCGTCAGTGCTTCGCGGATCACGGACTGACTGGCGGAGAAACGCGTCGCCATCTCCACCAACCGCAAGCGTCGGCCGGGCTCCAGAGTGCCGTCGAAGATCTCCTCACGCACCCGCGCGTAGACCGCTCCCGTTCGCGTTTCCCGCTCGTTCGTCACCTGACGAGTCTATCAAAATCGCGAACCACGAGGAGTATCGATAATACGCCGTGTTCTCGTTAAGGTGAGTGAACGCTGCTGGCAGGAGCAAGTCGAGCAGGAGGAATCGCCATGCGCATTGCCACTCTTCATGGACGGGTCGTCCTTCGCCGCGGTGAAGGCCATGTGGACGTCGCGACGGCGAGCGAGGGGCGCTTCGGCCCCGATCCGCAGGCGGTCTACGGGGACTGGGAGGCGTTCGCCTCCTGGGCTCGGGCCCACCTGTCCGGGGGCGCGCACATGGCCGCCCCGGCCCCGACGAACACCGAGGTCCGCTGGGGACCGCCGGTCCCACGGCCGGCTCAGATCTTCGCCATCGGCCTCAACTACCGTGACCACGTGGCCGAATCAGGGCTGTCCATTCCGGACGAGCTAGCTGTCTTCACCAAGTTCGCATCGTCCCTGACCGGCCATCGAGCGCGGGTCGCCCTGCCCGAGGGCAGCGTCGACTGGGAAGCGGAACTGGTCGTCGTCATCGGCCGGCGCGCACATCACGTCTCCCGGGCCACCGCCTGGTCCCACGTCGCCGGCCTCACCATCGGCCAGGATCTTTCCGAGCGACGGCTCCAACTGACCGGACCCGCACCACAGTTCTCGCTGGGCAAGTCCTATCCCGGCTTCGCGCCGATCGGCCCCGAGCTGGTCACCGTCGACGAGTTCGACGACCCCGACGACCTGGAGCTGGGCTGCCGGCTCGAAAGCGGCGAAGTACTACAGAAGAGCCGCACCAGCCAGATGATCTTCGACGTGCCGGAACTGATCGTCCGGCTCTCGGCCGTCTGCCCGCTGCTGCCCGGCGACCTTGTCTTCACCGGCACCCCGGCGGGGGTCGGCGGCGCCCGCAACCCCCAGGAGTTCCTCACCCCCGGCGACGAACTCCTGACGTGGATCGAGAGGATCGGCACCCTGCGGACCTCGCTGCACGCGTCCTGACCGTCCGCCACTCCCTCCGACACAGCATCCGAAGCCATCCGTCCCGCATCTGGGAGCCCGTCATGCCACTGCACCGTCTGACCCGGATCACCATGGGCGTGCCGAACGTCGAGCAGACGGCCGACTACTACCGAGAGTTCGGGCTCAGCCCGTCGCACACGGACGAAGGCACGAACAGCACGATCCACACCCTGGCCACCATCGACAGCGGCGACCAACTCCGCATAGTCGAGACACCACGACGGTGCCTTCTCGAACTCGAAGTGGGCGCCGATGACCCCGACGACCTTGCCCGCATCGCAGCCCGCCTCGACCGTCTCGGGATCCCCGTCGAGCGCACTGCGGACACGGTCAGCGCCCGCGACTCCGGCACCGAGGTCATGGTTCGTGTTGGGATCTCCCCACGACACGCACAGACACCCACGCCCGCCCCGGTCTTCAACGCACCGGGGGTGACCCCGCGACTGCACGAGCGCGCCCCCGGGATCCTGCGTGAGCAGCCGGTGCGGCCCCGGAAACTGGGGCACGTCGTGCTCGGCTCCACCGACCAGGAGTTCTCACAGCGGTTCTTCCAGGAGGGCATCGGGTTCAAGATCAGCGACACCGTGCCGGGGCTCGCCGCGTTCATGCGCTGTTCCACCGACCACCACAACGTTCTCGTGCAGCAGTCGCCCGTCGCGTTTCTGCACCACACCTCCTGGCAGGTCGACGACGTTGACGAGGTCGGCCGGGGCGCCACCGTGATGCTGGAGGCCGATCCCGACCGGCACACCTGGGGGCTGGGCCGGCATTTCATCGGCTCGAACTTCTTCTGGTACCTGAAGGACCCCGCAGGCAACTTCTCCGAGTACTACTCCGACCTCGACTGCATCGTCGACGACGCCCTGTGGAAGCCCGGCGTGTGGGAGGGCGCGAAGGCACTGTGGGCCTGGGGGCCGCCCCCGCCGCCCTCGTTCCTCGCGCCGGAGGACCTGGCCGGGCTGATGACCGGCGCCCACTCCACGTCGCGAGACTAGGCGGGCATCCATGAAGTCCACATCCCCCCAACCGGCTCTCACGCACGCCGACGTCGTCATCGTCGGCGCCGGCCCGGTCGGGATGACCTGCGCACTGCTCCTGGCGAAGCAGGATCACACCGTCATCGTGCTGGAGCGCTGGCCTGCCCCGTACGCCCGTCCCCGCGCTGTCCACTTCGACGATGAAGTCGCCCGCCTGCTCGCGAACGCCGGCATCGGCGAGAAGACCGCCGCCCTGACCGAGCCGGCCGACACCTACGAGTGGCGGAACGCCCGGGGAGAGACACTGCTTTCCTTCGACTGGACCGGACCGGGGCCGTCCGGCTGGCCGAAGGCGTTGATGATGTACCAGCCCGACCTCGAACAGACCCTTGCCGATGCCGCTTCCACGTCGGCACACATCACCGTCCTGCGTGGCCACGAAGCCGTGAGCCTGACAGAGCACCCCGACCACGTCGAGGTGACCAGCCAGGCACAGGACGGTACCCGGCACACCGTCAGTGGTTCCTACGTCGTCGGCTGCGATGGCGCCAACAGCTTCGTCCGCGGCTACCTTCCCCACGGGACGACGGACCTCGGCTTCTTCTACGACTGGCTCATCGTCGACGTGCGGCCCCACGAGCACCGCGCATGGAACCCCGTCAACCTTCAGCTCTGCGATCCACGGCGGCCGACCACCGTCGTCTCCGGCGGGCCCGGTCGACGCCGCTGGGAATTCATGCGCATGCCCGGCGAGACCATCGACGAACTCAATACGGAGGAAACCACCTGGCGCCTGCTCGCGGATTGGGACCTCAACCCGGGAAACTGCGATCTCGAACGACACGCCGTCTACACGTTCCAGGCCCGGTGGGCAGACACCTGGCGAGCGGGCCGACTGCTCCTCGCCGGTGACGCCGCCCACCTCATGCCACCCTTCGCCGGACAAGGTATGGGCTCCGGCATCCGCGACGCGGCCAACCTCGGCTGGAAACTCTCCCTCGTCCTCGATGGCCACGCCGACGCGGCGCTCCTGGACACCTACGGCACCGAACGCGCCGCGCACATCCAGCATGCCATCGGCATGTCCGTCGAACTCGGCAAGGTCATCTGTGTCACCGACCCGGCGGCAGCCGCTCGACGCGATGCCCACATGATCAGCCAGGGCGCCGATCCGGCGAAGATTCTCCCTCCGCTGCCGCCTCCCAGGCTCACCAGCGGTGTCCTCCACGGCCCTGGGTCGGGCCGGCTGAGTACGCAGGCACGCGTCCGCCGACAAGCGACCACCGGACTGTTGGACGACGTCGTGGGCGGCCGGTT
This genomic interval from Streptomyces asiaticus contains the following:
- a CDS encoding glycoside hydrolase family 6 protein, which produces MSRRIRMAGTLLAASALTMGALTGVASAQVDSGRAAAAKVDNPYSGAKVYVNPDWSAKAAAEPGGSKISSQPTGIWLDRIAAINGTGGAMGLRAHLDRALQQSGGSPTVVQLVVYDLPGRDCSALASNGELGPTEIDKYKTQFIDPIAAILSESKYANSSLRIVNTIEVDSLPNLVTNTGGKPTATPECDTMKANGNYVKGVGYALNKLGSIGNVYNYIDAGHHGWIGWDDNFNPTAQVIKQAATAEGSTVDKVAGIITNTANFSALKENNFTVNDSVNGTTVRQSKWVDWNRYVDELSYAQAFRQELVSVGFPSNIGALIDTSRNGWGGSARPSGPGAKTDVDTYVNGGRYDRRIHVGNWCNQSGAGLGERPKAAPAAGIDAYVWMKPPGESDGSSSSIPNDEGKGFDRMCDPTYTGNPRNNNNMSGALPNAPLSGHWFSAQFQELLKNAYPAL
- a CDS encoding GntR family transcriptional regulator gives rise to the protein MTNERETRTGAVYARVREEIFDGTLEPGRRLRLVEMATRFSASQSVIREALTRLAAQGLVVAVPQQGFHVVTLSLTDLEELTEARIEIECAALRLSIQRGDLAWEAGAVAAHHHLAATRPLADGGSKANTAWFGVHERFHQSLLEGCANTRLLGVALSLRDAATIYRRWSVPIGHDYDRDVAGEHQALLNAAVARDADLASDLLAQHIDRTSQALRASAEHGAAQ
- a CDS encoding fumarylacetoacetate hydrolase family protein, which codes for MRIATLHGRVVLRRGEGHVDVATASEGRFGPDPQAVYGDWEAFASWARAHLSGGAHMAAPAPTNTEVRWGPPVPRPAQIFAIGLNYRDHVAESGLSIPDELAVFTKFASSLTGHRARVALPEGSVDWEAELVVVIGRRAHHVSRATAWSHVAGLTIGQDLSERRLQLTGPAPQFSLGKSYPGFAPIGPELVTVDEFDDPDDLELGCRLESGEVLQKSRTSQMIFDVPELIVRLSAVCPLLPGDLVFTGTPAGVGGARNPQEFLTPGDELLTWIERIGTLRTSLHAS
- a CDS encoding VOC family protein yields the protein MPLHRLTRITMGVPNVEQTADYYREFGLSPSHTDEGTNSTIHTLATIDSGDQLRIVETPRRCLLELEVGADDPDDLARIAARLDRLGIPVERTADTVSARDSGTEVMVRVGISPRHAQTPTPAPVFNAPGVTPRLHERAPGILREQPVRPRKLGHVVLGSTDQEFSQRFFQEGIGFKISDTVPGLAAFMRCSTDHHNVLVQQSPVAFLHHTSWQVDDVDEVGRGATVMLEADPDRHTWGLGRHFIGSNFFWYLKDPAGNFSEYYSDLDCIVDDALWKPGVWEGAKALWAWGPPPPPSFLAPEDLAGLMTGAHSTSRD
- the mhpA gene encoding bifunctional 3-(3-hydroxy-phenyl)propionate/3-hydroxycinnamic acid hydroxylase MhpA; its protein translation is MKSTSPQPALTHADVVIVGAGPVGMTCALLLAKQDHTVIVLERWPAPYARPRAVHFDDEVARLLANAGIGEKTAALTEPADTYEWRNARGETLLSFDWTGPGPSGWPKALMMYQPDLEQTLADAASTSAHITVLRGHEAVSLTEHPDHVEVTSQAQDGTRHTVSGSYVVGCDGANSFVRGYLPHGTTDLGFFYDWLIVDVRPHEHRAWNPVNLQLCDPRRPTTVVSGGPGRRRWEFMRMPGETIDELNTEETTWRLLADWDLNPGNCDLERHAVYTFQARWADTWRAGRLLLAGDAAHLMPPFAGQGMGSGIRDAANLGWKLSLVLDGHADAALLDTYGTERAAHIQHAIGMSVELGKVICVTDPAAAARRDAHMISQGADPAKILPPLPPPRLTSGVLHGPGSGRLSTQARVRRQATTGLLDDVVGGRFVVAATADPRTFLTERQLAFLDAVGTSFVRFVEPGTSPLGDIDTEDIDHVYLPHFAEAGHGAAVVRPDHYVFGTAIQLGGLGAVIDELQRQLSARKAAGEPARPTGGSSTWESSHQATVRPGGQNSAKPADERHDS